The following proteins are co-located in the Vigna unguiculata cultivar IT97K-499-35 chromosome 9, ASM411807v1, whole genome shotgun sequence genome:
- the LOC114163156 gene encoding enolase 1, chloroplastic — translation MALSLTYQPLTKIPSSSSPSSFCTHRTTQRVTLRTGRRPLTVRAAAETTVGRECKVKSVKARQIVDSRGNPTVEVDLVTDELFRSAVPSGASTGIYEALELRDGDKSVYGGKGVLNAVRNINEVLAPKLVGVDVRNQADVDAIMLEIDGTPNKSKLGANAILGVSLSVCRAGAGAKGVPLFKHIQEISGTKELVMPVPAFNVINGGSHAGNNLAMQEFMILPVGATSFAEALRMGSEVYHVLKGIIKAKYGQDACNVGDEGGFAPNVQDNREGLVLLMDAIEKAGYTGKIKIGMDVAASEFYTKDGKYDLNFKKQPNDGTHVHSAQSLGQLYKDFVKDFPIVSIEDPFDQDDWGSWSSLLSSVDIQLVGDDLLVTNPVRIAEAIKKKACNGLLLKVNQIGTVTESIQAALDSKAAGWGVMVSHRSGETEDNFIADLSVGLASGQIKTGAPCRSERLAKYNQLLRIEELGDVRYAGEAFRSP, via the exons ATGGCTCTAAGTTTGACATATCAACCCCTCACTAAAataccttcttcttcttctccttcctctttcTGCACCCATCGGACAACTCAGAGGGTGACTTTACGCACTGGGCGGCGCCCCCTGACGGTGCGGGCGGCGGCGGAGACGACGGTCGGGAGGGAGTGCAAGGTGAAGTCGGTGAAGGCGAGGCAGATCGTGGACAGTCGGGGGAACCCGACGGTGGAAGTGGATCTGGTGACGGACGAGCTTTTCCGATCGGCGGTGCCGAGCGGCGCGTCAACGGGGATTTATGAGGCTTTGGAGCTGAGGGATGGGGACAAGAGTGTTTACGGAGGGAAGGGCGTTCTTAATGCCGTCAGGAACATCAACGAGGTCTTGGCTCCTAAACTTGTCGGCGTCGACGTTAg GAACCAAGCTGATGTCGATGCTATTATGCTGGAAATTGATGGAACTCCTAACAAATCGAAACTAGGGGCTAATGCAATATTGGGAGTTTCACTGAGTGTATGTAGAGCTGGTGCAGGAGCAAAGGGAGTGCCTTTGTTCAAGCACATCCAGGAGATTTCAGGAACAAAGGAGCTTGTTATGCCAGTTCCagcttttaatgttataaatggGGGCAGTCATGCTGGAAATAATTTGGCTATGCAAGAATTTATGATACTACCAGTTGGAGCAACTTCATTTGCTGAGGCACTCCGCATGGGCAGTGAAG TTTATCATGTATTAAAGGGGATAATCAAAGCAAAATATGGACAAGATGCATGTAATGTTGGAGATGAAGGAGGATTTGCACCGAATGTCCAGGATAACAGGGAGGGGTTGGTTTTACTCATGGATGCCATTGAGAAGGCTGGTTATACCGGAAAG ATTAAAATAGGTATGGATGTTGCGGCTTCCGAGTTTTACACCAAGGATGGGAAGTATGATTTGAATTTCAAGAAGCAGCCAAATGATGGAACTCATGTTCACTCTGCTCAGAGTCTTGGTCAACTTTATAAAGACTTTGTAAAAGACTTTCCCATTGTGTCAATTGAGGATCCGTTTGATCAAGATGATTGGGGTTCATGGTCTTCCCTGCTTTCTTCAGTTGATATTCAACTTGTAGGAGATGATTTGTTAGTTACAAATCCAGTCAGAATAGCTGAGGCCATCAAGAAGAAGGCTTGCAATGGTTTGCTTCTAAAG GTTAACCAGATTGGTACAGTAACTGAATCTATTCAGGCTGCACTTGACTCAAAGGCTGCAGGTTGGGGTGTCATGGTTAGTCACCGGAGTGGCGAGACTGAAGATAATTTCATTGCCGATCTCTCTGTTGGCTTGGCCAGTGGACAG ATAAAAACTGGTGCTCCTTGCCGAAGTGAGCGATTGGCAAAGTACAATCAG CTTCTTCGAATTGAAGAACTTGGAGATGTGCGATATGCTGGTGAAGCTTTCAGATCACCTTAG
- the LOC114163157 gene encoding plant cysteine oxidase 3 isoform X1 — MVFSSLRRYFSMRPQNSKVQTLYDHCKTIFSPSGTPPPSSQALQKLSSILDTVKPADVGLKEETADDDRGHGFFGANVLNRVARWAQPITYLDIHECDSFTMCIFCFPTSAVIPLHDHPGMTVFSKLLYGSLHVKAYDWVEPPFVVESKGPGYPQVRLAKLAVDKVLNAPCTSVLYPKHGGNLHCFTAVTPCAMLDILTPSYNTEEGRKCTYYHDYPYSAFAAGNAPVCDGEEEEYAWLAELESPRDLYMRLGEYAGPNIQH; from the exons ATGGTTTTCTCTTCATTACGCAGATACTTCAGTATGAGGCCCCAAAACTCCAAGGTTCAGACCTTGTATGACCACTGCAAAACCATCTTTTCACCCTCTGGAACACCCCCTCCTTCGTCCCAGGCTTTGCAGAAGCTCTCTTCGATTCTGG ACACTGTTAAACCTGCTGATGTTGGCCTTAAAGAAGAAACTGCAGATGATGATCGAGGGCATGGCTTTTTTGGTGCTAATGTGCTTAATAGAGTAGCTCGATGGGCTCAACCAATAACGTATTTGGACATTCATGAATGTGATAGTTTTACG ATGTGTATATTCTGTTTCCCAACTTCTGCAGTTATTCCACTCCATGATCATCCTGGGATGACTGTATTCAGTAAACTTCTATATGGCTCTTTGCATGTGAAAGCTTATGACTGGGTTGAGCCTCCCTTTGTCGTAGAAAGTAAAGGACCTGGATATCCTCAAG TTAGACTAGCAAAATTAGCAGTTGATAAGGTGTTGAATGCACCGTGTACATCAGTCTTATATCCCAAACACGGTGGAAATCTGCACTGTTTTACAGCGGTAACGCCATGTGCGATGCTAGACATTCTCACTCCTTCTTATAATACTGAAGAAGGAAGGAAGTGTACTTACTATCATGACTATCCTTATTCAGCTTTCG CAGCTGGAAATGCACCTGTATGTGATGGGGAAGAGGAGGAATATGCTTGGCTTGCAGAGTTAGAATCACCTCGTGATCTTTATATGCGTCTGGGGGAATATGCTGGTCCAAATATTCAGCACTAG
- the LOC114163157 gene encoding plant cysteine oxidase 3 isoform X2, which produces MVFSSLRRYFSMRPQNSKVQTLYDHCKTIFSPSGTPPPSSQALQKLSSILDTVKPADVGLKEETADDDRGHGFFGANVLNRVARWAQPITYLDIHECDSFTMCIFCFPTSAVIPLHDHPGMTVFSKLLYGSLHVKAYDWVEPPFVVESKGPGYPQVRLAKLAVDKVLNAPCTSVLYPKHGGNLHCFTAVTPCAMLDILTPSYNTEEGRKCTYYHDYPYSAFAGNAPVCDGEEEEYAWLAELESPRDLYMRLGEYAGPNIQH; this is translated from the exons ATGGTTTTCTCTTCATTACGCAGATACTTCAGTATGAGGCCCCAAAACTCCAAGGTTCAGACCTTGTATGACCACTGCAAAACCATCTTTTCACCCTCTGGAACACCCCCTCCTTCGTCCCAGGCTTTGCAGAAGCTCTCTTCGATTCTGG ACACTGTTAAACCTGCTGATGTTGGCCTTAAAGAAGAAACTGCAGATGATGATCGAGGGCATGGCTTTTTTGGTGCTAATGTGCTTAATAGAGTAGCTCGATGGGCTCAACCAATAACGTATTTGGACATTCATGAATGTGATAGTTTTACG ATGTGTATATTCTGTTTCCCAACTTCTGCAGTTATTCCACTCCATGATCATCCTGGGATGACTGTATTCAGTAAACTTCTATATGGCTCTTTGCATGTGAAAGCTTATGACTGGGTTGAGCCTCCCTTTGTCGTAGAAAGTAAAGGACCTGGATATCCTCAAG TTAGACTAGCAAAATTAGCAGTTGATAAGGTGTTGAATGCACCGTGTACATCAGTCTTATATCCCAAACACGGTGGAAATCTGCACTGTTTTACAGCGGTAACGCCATGTGCGATGCTAGACATTCTCACTCCTTCTTATAATACTGAAGAAGGAAGGAAGTGTACTTACTATCATGACTATCCTTATTCAGCTTTCG CTGGAAATGCACCTGTATGTGATGGGGAAGAGGAGGAATATGCTTGGCTTGCAGAGTTAGAATCACCTCGTGATCTTTATATGCGTCTGGGGGAATATGCTGGTCCAAATATTCAGCACTAG
- the LOC114195996 gene encoding uncharacterized protein LOC114195996 → MQRFSRCCGKTDLCSETETWRDKSFSFRMEPPHVMVGAEEECHSNESGWTMYIGSPRDEDAHCYDKEEKGYSLDYDYENDAEADADVESDDSMASDASSGPSQYGGITQFQKKEEVKNKHCSDHKASKSKGNHQVVEKRAEKNHSKMVLISSKGKAPAV, encoded by the exons ATGCAGAGATTTTCCAGGTGTTGTG GGAAAACTGATCTGTGCTCAGAAACAGAAACATGGAGGGATAAGAGTTTTTCTTTCAG GATGGAGCCACCTCATGTGATGGTGGGGGCTGAAGAGGAATGTCACAGCAATGAATCTGGTTGGACAATGTATATTGGGTCTCCAAGAGATGAGGATGCACATTGTTATGATAAAGAGGAGAAAGGTTATAGCTTGGATTatgattatgaaaatgatgCAGAAGCTGATGCAGATGTGGAAAGTGATGATTCTATGGCTTCTGATGCTTCTTCTGGTCCGAGTCAATATGGAGGCATCACACAGTTTCAGAAGAAGGAGGAAGTGAAGAACAAGCATTGCTCAGATCACAAAGCAAGTAAATCAAAAGGAAATCATCAAGTAGTTGAAAAAAGGGCTGAGAAGAATCATAGTAAGATGGTTTTGATCAGTAGTAAAGGTAAGGCTCCTGCAGTTTAA